In one Elusimicrobiota bacterium genomic region, the following are encoded:
- a CDS encoding alpha-amylase family glycosyl hydrolase: protein MLPNKRATGYRLLAVSFFWIVPLLVQAAPEPFGRQDFSRITFSGHCHQQQWSRTPDNTLSLALSATPDGPCSVELFFNDVLDVTKRSALTFETRATVDQQPIAVGISENEEDAARISQYLAPRDWQSDGLRLAHIQDGWSPTKLARLSFSVFPPAQGNKPAILFVRNIRFVPGPFASRGEAVSSKPAAPPSPASEEPIIVQMDEPAVVRVTPVPTDNHRLSRLVTRFYPIHITRSAAMALSAGAVWVTGAFWILSRRRRLPLPHLSPLYEMNCRTWKSQRDTEGVLHIGGFNKITLADLKAIKTDGFSSIWFMGIWEIGAKVRHISRRYGNDYAGSPFAISDYRVSEELGTEEDFLQLIDRAHAAGLKVILDFVPNHMGLDSVWLNDHPEYFIHQTLSTEEAQLPDSDLECRYPGYFVYRTPFYPQGNTRAPRTIMVAYGKDPYFYPWIDTAQLDYAQPSLRRRMIDVLSQWAKVADGVRCDMAMLVLREQIKVHRHPEMNWDTFNRLMPEEFWTEAIRRVKRINPSFVFIAETYWSMEGHLQHLGFDYTYNKPLYEAMCHTFHSGHAEGLLNFLRVLGTDFLKKGVHFLENHDEERAMNILGEDRQRAAATMLSTLPGIALIHQGQMEGKRERLPVQRVVPLHQEAVNTKLQSFYSRLLEVTSLPVFRNGRLHVLYSNNPAFVTYTRTNDEMQALVVINSSNRYQKGSVFLNPGLKLKTGAPYKLYDLFYELKTLDVRRHPSIQPSYCYPAAALINQGLYVELNAHDAHIFLFEPRTSYKAKEKFHQLLRGLNQEWPLPRVARRLLGPALIRSTDQALHEATSPENR, encoded by the coding sequence GTGTTACCCAATAAACGCGCTACAGGGTATCGTCTTTTAGCGGTTTCCTTTTTCTGGATTGTCCCCCTCCTTGTGCAAGCCGCCCCGGAACCGTTCGGACGTCAGGATTTCAGCCGCATTACGTTTTCGGGCCATTGCCATCAACAGCAGTGGTCGAGAACTCCGGATAATACTCTGAGTCTGGCGCTGTCGGCCACGCCGGACGGACCCTGTTCGGTCGAACTGTTTTTTAATGATGTATTGGATGTCACGAAGCGCTCCGCCCTGACGTTTGAAACGCGCGCTACGGTGGATCAGCAGCCGATCGCCGTCGGCATATCCGAGAACGAAGAAGACGCCGCCCGCATAAGCCAATACCTGGCCCCCCGCGATTGGCAATCCGACGGGTTGAGACTGGCGCACATCCAGGATGGGTGGTCCCCCACCAAGCTGGCCCGTTTGTCATTCAGCGTTTTTCCTCCCGCTCAAGGGAACAAGCCAGCGATCCTTTTCGTGCGGAATATCCGTTTTGTTCCCGGACCTTTTGCGTCACGCGGTGAAGCCGTTTCTTCAAAACCTGCTGCACCCCCCTCGCCCGCCTCCGAAGAACCGATCATCGTCCAGATGGACGAACCGGCGGTCGTCCGTGTGACCCCTGTCCCGACGGACAATCACCGGCTTTCCAGGCTCGTCACCCGTTTTTATCCCATTCACATAACCCGATCGGCCGCCATGGCCCTTTCCGCAGGCGCGGTCTGGGTGACTGGAGCTTTTTGGATTCTGTCGCGCCGGCGGCGGCTCCCGCTCCCCCACTTATCACCTCTCTATGAAATGAACTGCCGCACGTGGAAAAGCCAACGGGACACCGAGGGGGTTCTCCATATCGGAGGGTTTAACAAAATTACGCTGGCCGACTTAAAAGCGATCAAAACCGACGGATTCAGCAGCATCTGGTTCATGGGCATCTGGGAAATTGGCGCCAAAGTTCGTCACATTTCACGCCGCTATGGAAACGATTACGCCGGCTCCCCCTTCGCCATCAGCGACTACCGGGTCTCGGAGGAGTTGGGAACGGAGGAGGATTTCCTTCAGTTGATCGACCGGGCGCATGCCGCGGGACTGAAAGTCATTCTCGATTTTGTCCCGAATCACATGGGACTCGACAGCGTGTGGCTCAATGACCATCCCGAGTATTTTATTCACCAGACCTTGAGCACAGAGGAAGCCCAACTGCCGGACTCGGATCTGGAATGCCGCTATCCCGGTTACTTCGTCTACCGGACGCCTTTCTATCCGCAAGGGAACACCCGGGCCCCCCGAACGATTATGGTCGCCTATGGGAAAGATCCCTACTTTTACCCCTGGATTGATACCGCTCAACTGGATTACGCACAACCCAGCCTGCGCCGCCGGATGATCGATGTCCTCTCGCAATGGGCGAAAGTCGCCGACGGGGTCCGCTGCGACATGGCGATGCTGGTCCTGCGCGAGCAAATCAAGGTCCACCGGCACCCGGAGATGAACTGGGACACCTTCAACCGCCTGATGCCGGAAGAGTTCTGGACCGAGGCCATTCGCCGGGTCAAGCGGATTAACCCGTCCTTTGTCTTTATCGCTGAAACGTATTGGTCCATGGAAGGCCATCTGCAACATCTGGGCTTTGACTACACCTACAACAAACCGCTCTACGAAGCCATGTGTCATACGTTCCACTCCGGTCACGCCGAAGGCCTGTTGAATTTCTTGCGGGTCCTGGGAACTGACTTCCTGAAGAAAGGCGTGCATTTTCTCGAAAATCACGATGAAGAGCGGGCGATGAACATACTCGGCGAAGATCGCCAACGCGCGGCCGCCACCATGCTGAGCACGCTTCCCGGGATCGCACTCATTCATCAGGGACAGATGGAAGGCAAACGGGAACGCCTGCCGGTTCAACGCGTCGTTCCACTCCACCAGGAAGCCGTGAACACCAAACTTCAAAGTTTTTACTCGCGTCTTCTGGAAGTCACGTCCCTGCCGGTTTTCCGCAACGGGCGCCTGCACGTGCTCTACAGCAACAACCCGGCCTTCGTGACCTACACCCGGACCAATGATGAGATGCAGGCACTGGTCGTCATCAATTCATCGAACCGGTACCAGAAAGGAAGCGTGTTTCTGAATCCGGGGCTTAAGTTGAAAACCGGCGCTCCTTACAAGCTCTACGATCTTTTTTATGAATTAAAAACCTTGGACGTCCGCCGCCATCCCTCCATACAACCCAGCTACTGTTACCCGGCCGCCGCCCTGATCAATCAAGGACTTTACGTGGAACTGAATGCGCATGACGCGCACATTTTTCTCTTCGAACCCCGCACGTCCTACAAAGCCAAGGAAAAGTTCCATCAACTCCTGCGGGGTCTTAACCAGGAATGGCCGCTGCCGCGCGTCGCCAGACGTCTGCTGGGCCCGGCGCTCATCCGCTCGACGGATCAAGCCCTTCACGAGGCGACCTCTCCGGAGAACCGATAG
- a CDS encoding MBL fold metallo-hydrolase: MSLYLKQLLLGPMENFVYLAGDPETHEAAVVDPAWDVPAILQQAKQDGYRITYILLTHGHFDHVNGVDELVVQTHATVVANTTREVIVGKIRIQAIPTPGHTKDSRCWWIDRRHGNEPILLTGDTLFVGTIGRCDLPDSNPRDMYESLTRLKKMDEATLLYPGHDYGAVPSRTLGEEKNKNPFLRARTLDDFLTMVRH, encoded by the coding sequence ATGTCTCTCTACCTGAAACAACTCCTGTTGGGACCGATGGAAAATTTCGTTTACCTGGCCGGCGATCCGGAGACGCACGAAGCCGCTGTCGTGGATCCGGCATGGGATGTTCCGGCTATTCTGCAGCAGGCCAAACAGGACGGTTATCGGATTACCTACATCTTGTTGACACACGGGCATTTTGATCACGTGAACGGGGTGGACGAACTTGTCGTGCAGACCCATGCCACGGTTGTCGCGAACACCACCCGGGAGGTGATCGTTGGGAAAATTCGTATTCAAGCGATCCCGACTCCGGGGCACACAAAGGATTCGCGGTGCTGGTGGATCGATCGTCGCCACGGAAATGAGCCGATTCTCTTGACCGGTGATACGCTGTTTGTGGGGACCATCGGGCGTTGCGATCTTCCTGATTCAAATCCACGCGATATGTATGAAAGCCTCACCCGGCTGAAAAAAATGGATGAGGCGACCCTCCTTTATCCCGGCCATGACTACGGTGCCGTACCCAGCCGGACACTCGGTGAGGAAAAGAACAAAAACCCTTTTCTACGGGCGCGAACTCTCGATGACTTCCTGACGATGGTCCGGCATTAA
- a CDS encoding DUF1343 domain-containing protein, which translates to MRTIVVITIASLTFLMGSSPAAAAPVEKTPVLFGIDNLKNQQFAPLKGKQVGLITNQTGVSSRGPSTADLLAKVPGVKLIALFSPEHGIRGTSEHGQPIGDTVDPKIHLPVYSLYGATQRPLPEMLNAMDVLIFDMQDVGVRYYTYLATMGMAMEAVAKRGITFMVLDRPNPLGGAIVEGQVLDPRIRHFTAYYSIPVRHGFTAGELAGWYNKTANLNANLQVIPVTGWKREEPWSETGLTFIPPSPNIQNPVAALLYSGIGMFEATNVSVGRGTDTPFEHIGAPWMNGKLLAERLNQLKLPGVTFLPTIFSPEKDLYESRLCSGVRIVVIDPQQVRPVDLFAQIACLLRELSPKDFQLRWLEVARVTGSQDFEHLYQQNRPAAEILEVFHKSAEQFLSDRKAFLLY; encoded by the coding sequence GTGCGCACGATCGTTGTCATCACTATCGCTTCTCTGACCTTCCTGATGGGTTCCTCTCCTGCTGCCGCGGCGCCGGTTGAAAAAACCCCCGTCCTTTTCGGTATCGATAATCTGAAAAATCAACAATTTGCTCCTTTGAAGGGGAAGCAGGTGGGGCTCATTACCAACCAGACCGGTGTGTCGTCCCGGGGGCCAAGCACCGCCGACCTGTTAGCCAAAGTGCCCGGCGTGAAATTGATTGCGCTGTTCTCTCCTGAGCATGGGATTCGCGGCACGAGCGAACATGGCCAGCCGATCGGGGATACCGTTGACCCGAAAATCCATCTTCCCGTCTACAGCCTTTATGGGGCGACCCAGCGTCCGCTTCCGGAGATGCTCAATGCGATGGATGTTCTGATTTTCGATATGCAGGATGTGGGGGTTCGCTATTACACGTATCTCGCCACGATGGGAATGGCGATGGAGGCCGTGGCCAAACGCGGGATAACCTTTATGGTGCTGGACCGCCCGAACCCGTTGGGAGGCGCCATCGTCGAAGGACAAGTCCTGGATCCGCGCATCCGCCATTTCACCGCTTACTACAGTATTCCCGTGCGCCATGGCTTTACCGCGGGGGAGCTGGCCGGGTGGTATAACAAAACAGCTAATTTGAATGCCAACCTTCAAGTGATTCCGGTCACGGGTTGGAAACGGGAAGAACCATGGTCTGAAACCGGGTTGACATTCATTCCTCCATCGCCCAATATTCAAAATCCCGTTGCCGCGCTCCTCTACAGCGGGATCGGCATGTTTGAAGCGACGAACGTTTCAGTTGGTCGCGGGACGGACACGCCTTTTGAGCATATCGGGGCGCCCTGGATGAACGGCAAACTCCTGGCCGAGCGCCTGAATCAATTGAAGCTGCCGGGGGTGACATTTCTCCCGACGATTTTCTCACCAGAGAAGGATCTCTATGAAAGTCGCTTGTGTTCCGGGGTGCGCATCGTCGTGATCGATCCGCAGCAGGTGCGGCCCGTCGACCTGTTTGCCCAGATCGCGTGCCTCCTGCGGGAATTGTCTCCCAAAGACTTTCAGTTGCGATGGCTGGAAGTCGCCCGGGTGACCGGATCACAGGATTTCGAGCATCTCTACCAGCAGAACAGGCCGGCGGCGGAGATCCTGGAGGTCTTCCATAAAAGTGCCGAGCAATTTCTGTCCGACCGAAAAGCGTTTTTGCTGTATTAA
- a CDS encoding tetratricopeptide repeat protein yields MMSWRYRLVIVVLALTAFWPVLHLGFLWDDHVMIETNPSMTHWSLSVLREDFTTDAFRGQGDAYYRPAQILTNRVDYTLWGLRPFGYHLTNLLTHALNALLAAELVAAFGFSALVALSTGCLLAVHPIVVEQLMIVAGRAELFGLCFTLLTLLVLFRKGVPSATTASFLFFMGLLYKESVLVLPLLAVLCFALRRERAERYLRILWLLPVIPVYLWLRHHAVGPVALAIDPHLASIFFFKAFPQVLLRYLTLLGFPWNLHSHRMMPSLTHWWPALFVLLIGLAAGLIWKRRKTGLFCLAWFIVCLLPKTPIMMTGNFTLDHWVYPGAIGVFLPLSIFFAAQWDRRDQRIHRWMGLLFFPLLIAWALMSRLNIELRGTDEKMYRWALHFTTSHPIQQNLGITLLQQGRALEAIPFLENVRAVYPEDARNTFILARAYSEAGYPQAAYSLLKILAHRQPPYEPALRILSTIKQP; encoded by the coding sequence ATGATGAGCTGGCGCTATCGGTTGGTCATCGTGGTTCTGGCCCTGACCGCGTTTTGGCCGGTTCTTCATCTGGGATTTCTCTGGGATGACCATGTGATGATCGAAACCAATCCATCGATGACGCACTGGTCGCTTTCGGTCCTACGCGAAGACTTTACAACCGACGCGTTCCGCGGCCAGGGCGACGCCTACTACCGTCCAGCTCAGATCCTGACGAACCGCGTGGATTATACGCTCTGGGGTTTACGTCCCTTCGGCTATCACCTGACAAACCTTCTGACCCACGCGCTAAACGCGCTGTTGGCCGCTGAACTCGTTGCCGCGTTTGGATTTTCCGCTCTGGTGGCGCTCTCAACGGGCTGCCTGCTCGCTGTCCATCCCATCGTTGTGGAACAGTTGATGATCGTGGCCGGCCGGGCTGAGTTGTTCGGTTTATGCTTCACGCTTCTGACGCTGCTCGTCCTGTTTAGAAAAGGCGTCCCTTCAGCGACGACAGCCTCTTTCCTCTTCTTTATGGGTCTCTTATATAAGGAAAGCGTCCTGGTTCTTCCCCTTCTGGCTGTCCTGTGCTTTGCGCTGCGCCGGGAGCGGGCGGAACGATACCTTCGGATTCTCTGGCTTTTGCCGGTTATTCCTGTTTATCTGTGGCTCAGGCACCATGCCGTTGGCCCTGTCGCCTTAGCCATCGATCCCCACTTGGCGTCGATTTTCTTTTTTAAAGCTTTCCCGCAGGTTCTTCTACGCTATCTGACGCTGCTTGGCTTTCCTTGGAATCTGCACTCGCACCGCATGATGCCTTCTCTAACCCACTGGTGGCCCGCGCTCTTCGTACTGCTCATCGGCTTGGCCGCCGGACTGATTTGGAAGCGGCGAAAAACCGGCCTTTTTTGTCTGGCCTGGTTTATCGTCTGTCTGTTGCCCAAGACACCGATCATGATGACTGGTAATTTCACGCTGGATCACTGGGTGTATCCCGGAGCCATCGGTGTCTTTCTACCTTTGTCGATTTTCTTCGCCGCTCAGTGGGACCGGCGGGACCAGCGGATTCACCGATGGATGGGTCTGCTGTTCTTCCCTCTTCTGATCGCGTGGGCGCTGATGTCCCGGTTGAACATTGAGCTGCGCGGAACCGATGAGAAGATGTACCGATGGGCGCTTCATTTCACGACCTCTCACCCGATCCAGCAAAACCTGGGCATTACCCTCCTTCAGCAGGGCCGCGCGCTGGAGGCCATCCCCTTTCTTGAAAATGTGCGCGCGGTCTACCCGGAAGACGCGCGCAATACCTTTATCCTGGCCAGGGCCTATTCCGAGGCCGGCTACCCGCAGGCGGCTTATTCGCTGCTCAAAATTCTCGCTCACCGCCAACCGCCGTACGAGCCCGCGCTTCGCATTTTATCGACGATCAAACAACCCTGA
- the queG gene encoding tRNA epoxyqueuosine(34) reductase QueG, producing MSSLKDQLMAYARSLGFDRMGVTSAASLENAGAYLERWISEGKAGTMRYLERNPRRRARPSDHLPGAKSVIVLAMDYYSGNDISREGKISRYAWGKDYHPIMQKRLDSLARYVCAMVPGAECRTSVDTGPLLERALAQRAGLGFIGKNTSLITRGLGSWVFLAVVLTTVDLPVDAPDTRSCGNCRRCIDACPTEAITSPHVLDARRCIAYLTIELKESLEPALRARMQGWIFGCDICQEVCPQNRRKAATQTHFSQTGGVERVTLKDLLDIRDDEAFEKRFGSTSLKRARRHGLLRNACVAAVHLRRSDLIPQLQNLTKDPHPVIRETAAWALKKAGPADESGAQGWRAKRVRSGAIGSPERSPREGLDPSSG from the coding sequence ATGTCTTCTCTTAAAGACCAACTCATGGCCTATGCCCGGTCTCTTGGATTTGACCGGATGGGAGTGACCTCCGCGGCATCTCTCGAGAATGCCGGCGCGTATCTGGAACGCTGGATCTCGGAGGGCAAGGCGGGAACCATGCGCTATCTGGAGCGTAATCCGCGCCGACGGGCTCGTCCGTCAGACCATTTACCCGGGGCCAAAAGCGTTATTGTTCTGGCGATGGATTATTATTCGGGCAATGACATCTCACGGGAGGGAAAGATCTCCCGTTACGCGTGGGGAAAGGACTATCACCCCATTATGCAGAAACGCTTGGACAGTTTGGCGCGTTACGTGTGCGCGATGGTCCCCGGGGCGGAGTGCCGCACCAGCGTGGATACCGGACCGCTGCTGGAGCGTGCGCTGGCTCAGCGGGCGGGGCTGGGTTTTATCGGCAAAAATACGTCGCTCATTACGCGAGGTCTTGGATCCTGGGTGTTCCTGGCGGTGGTCCTGACCACCGTAGATCTTCCCGTGGATGCGCCGGATACGCGATCGTGTGGTAACTGCAGGCGTTGCATCGACGCGTGTCCAACCGAAGCGATTACCTCACCGCATGTGTTGGATGCCCGCCGCTGTATCGCCTATCTGACCATCGAATTGAAGGAATCTCTGGAGCCCGCGCTTCGGGCCCGGATGCAGGGCTGGATTTTCGGTTGTGATATCTGTCAGGAGGTTTGCCCGCAGAACCGCCGAAAAGCAGCGACACAAACGCATTTTTCTCAGACTGGTGGTGTTGAAAGGGTGACTTTAAAAGACCTGCTGGACATTCGGGATGATGAGGCCTTTGAAAAACGCTTCGGGAGCACGTCCCTGAAGAGAGCCCGGCGGCATGGGCTTTTGAGAAACGCTTGTGTGGCGGCTGTTCATCTCCGGCGGTCGGACCTCATCCCGCAATTGCAGAACCTCACGAAGGATCCTCACCCCGTAATTCGCGAAACCGCGGCCTGGGCGCTCAAAAAGGCAGGCCCCGCCGATGAAAGCGGGGCGCAGGGTTGGCGGGCAAAGCGGGTTCGATCTGGCGCTATCGGTTCTCCGGAGAGGTCGCCTCGTGAAGGGCTTGATCCGTCGAGCGGATGA
- a CDS encoding HEAT repeat domain-containing protein, producing the protein MRRFHVQTLFLIGFCGSVLAASFNAAGWRERLLSGNSDTENQALSEIERLSLDERKQLALALAQPLNKDAVSARQAAGVLSRLGPAAEGVVFDLVEALRYDDPAVYPMVSEALIKIGPGAVKPLQKALGDSNFFVRQRSAEILGRLGPNAKRAAPTLVDLLKDAQPDVRTAAEITLIQLGADAVPALSEALRREPEAHRKILIVTLGKCGPEAVSPLLLELKRDESVFLRADAATALSQIQPLPATVIPALLAALDDLDEGVRSAAIDALGQLASGAKAALGPLVMIERNDKEAVVRAKADRALAQIGKGSPESMPGFIRALHETDENVRQDIIALLGQSDIPIQEAMPVLENSIRDTSPAVRLRVVEAAGLLSKSSDAGLAILKVALGDPQPDIRAAAIKSLGAMREAPGAAAAELAVVLKDPNPALRQKAIQALGELGLPGLPGLVQELNDPYTVLSEEAAKAILTIGPEALPALQPLAEGTDPVMSKRAKELIQKIHRRSRPQAS; encoded by the coding sequence ATGAGAAGATTTCATGTTCAAACTTTATTTTTGATTGGTTTTTGCGGGTCCGTTCTGGCGGCTTCCTTTAATGCGGCGGGATGGCGTGAGCGGTTGCTGTCGGGTAATTCCGATACTGAAAACCAGGCGCTGAGCGAGATCGAGCGGTTGTCTTTGGATGAAAGGAAACAGCTGGCGCTGGCTTTGGCCCAGCCGTTGAATAAGGATGCGGTTTCCGCGCGCCAGGCCGCGGGGGTGCTTTCCCGCCTGGGGCCGGCAGCGGAAGGCGTGGTTTTTGATCTCGTCGAAGCCCTGCGCTATGACGACCCCGCTGTTTATCCCATGGTTTCCGAAGCCCTTATCAAGATAGGGCCTGGCGCGGTCAAACCGCTCCAGAAAGCGTTGGGGGATTCGAACTTCTTCGTGCGTCAGCGGTCCGCTGAAATCCTGGGGCGTTTGGGGCCAAACGCCAAGCGAGCGGCCCCCACTCTGGTGGATTTGCTGAAAGATGCCCAGCCGGACGTCCGCACGGCAGCGGAAATTACGTTAATCCAGCTGGGCGCTGACGCGGTGCCGGCCCTTTCGGAGGCGCTTCGCCGGGAACCGGAAGCGCATCGAAAAATTCTGATTGTCACGTTAGGAAAGTGCGGGCCGGAGGCGGTTTCCCCGCTTCTCCTGGAGTTGAAGCGCGACGAGAGCGTGTTTTTGCGGGCAGATGCGGCCACGGCTCTCAGCCAAATCCAACCGCTCCCGGCGACTGTGATCCCAGCTCTTCTGGCGGCTCTGGATGATCTGGATGAAGGGGTGCGATCGGCGGCGATCGATGCGCTCGGGCAGCTCGCGTCCGGAGCCAAAGCCGCTTTGGGTCCGCTCGTCATGATCGAACGCAACGATAAAGAAGCGGTCGTTCGGGCGAAAGCGGACCGGGCCCTGGCTCAAATCGGAAAGGGCAGCCCGGAATCGATGCCCGGATTTATCCGGGCCCTGCATGAAACGGATGAAAACGTACGGCAGGACATCATCGCTCTTTTGGGTCAGTCGGATATCCCCATCCAGGAAGCGATGCCGGTCCTTGAGAATTCAATCCGAGATACCAGCCCCGCTGTCCGTCTTCGGGTGGTCGAGGCCGCCGGCCTTCTTTCCAAGTCGTCGGATGCCGGACTGGCCATCTTGAAGGTGGCTTTAGGCGATCCGCAGCCGGACATTCGTGCGGCAGCGATCAAAAGCCTGGGCGCCATGCGTGAAGCGCCGGGTGCGGCGGCCGCGGAATTAGCCGTTGTTTTGAAGGATCCCAACCCCGCGCTTCGGCAGAAGGCGATTCAAGCTCTGGGGGAACTGGGATTACCCGGCCTTCCCGGACTGGTTCAGGAGCTGAATGATCCTTACACCGTTTTGAGCGAAGAAGCGGCCAAGGCCATCCTCACCATCGGGCCGGAGGCGCTCCCCGCGCTTCAGCCGCTGGCGGAAGGAACGGATCCTGTCATGTCCAAACGGGCGAAGGAGCTGATTCAAAAGATTCATCGACGTTCCCGGCCGCAGGCTTCATGA